Genomic DNA from Candidatus Sulfurimonas marisnigri:
TATCGCTTAAAGACAATTCACAGCACAGCTCAATTTTTATTGTTCTAATGATTTTAAGTACCCTTCTTGCCACTACAGGTCTGTTTCAAAATTCGGCTCCTGTAATAATTGGTGCTATGATTCTAGCACCACTAATGTCTCCAATTATCTCCTTGTCAATGGGTGTAGTAAGGGGTGAGAGCTTTTTAATTACAAATAGTTTAAAAACGCTAATGTTTGGAATAATTACAGCTCTGATATTCTCATCTGTATATACATACTTAATACCGTTAAATGTTTTAACTGATGAGATGAGAGGCAGACTAAACCCTAATTTATTAGACTTGATGGTAGCAATTATTTCAGGTATTGCCGGTGCTTATGCGAACTCGAAAAGTGAAATAGCTAAAAGTTTGGCTGGAGTTGCCATTGCTGTGGCTCTTGTTCCTCCACTGAGTGTAGCAGGGATTGGACTTGGATGGGGAGATTTTGATGTTACCTATGGCTCGTTTTTACTTTTTTCTACAAACCTTGTAGGAATCACTTTATCAGCTGCAATCACTTTTTTGGTTTTAGGGTATTCACCAATTCGTAGAGCAAAAAAAGGTATTATTTACACCTCCGCTATTTTAGTACTGGTTTCTATTCCACTTGTTATCTCTTTTAGTAAAGCAATTAATCAAAACAATATTACTAGAAAACTCAACAACTACGCATTTATGGAAAATAGTAAAACAATCACTATACATGTATTGCATGTTGACCTGAGCAAGAATAAACCTGAAATATTTCTGCAAACAAGTTCAAATGATGTTTTAGATAAATTAGACTTAAATTTACTTAAACAAGATATTGAAGATAGGCTCAAACAAAGTGTTGTATTGAATATATCAACAAACACAATTATTCAATAATATATCAACAGGTTGGGGAGCATAGTGAAAAATAAGTTTATTTTTTTTATTTTCAGCTCACTTTTATTTGTAGAGACGCTTCCACTTTTTTTTCAAGGCAATCATAAAATTGATGAGCGTGATTTGTATGGCGTAATTAATCTTTATAAGCCATATTTCTATGAATTTTACAAAGAAAAACCTGCAGCAGAGCCAAAAACAGCGATGTTGCTTGTTCAAACTATTAAAAACTACTACAAAAGCAGAGGCTTTTTTCACACTGTTGTTACCTATGAAGAAAGCAAAGAGTCTTTGTATATAAGTATTAGTGAAAAACTTCCTATTGTGGTAGCCGATGTCGCAGTAGTATCAAAGCTTGATATTAGTTCAAAAATACCATTTAATCAGGGTGATATTTTTGAGAGTAGTAAGTTTTCAAAGAGGACTTAATAGTAAATACGGGTGCTTAAAACACCCTTCAAACTATGGTATAGTAGGAGTAAACAAAGGTTTATTTACAAATGGTTGTAAAAAAGCTCTAAAACTTGTCCAAAATGTAATTCTAAAAATACTATTTCTAAAGGTTTAAGAAGAGGGATTAAGAGATATTATTGTCATGAATGCAACAGTTGGTTTAGTTCAAAAAGAAGACCTAAAAATTTACAAGAAATCATCTTTAAAAAGTATGTTTATAGAAGGCAAATTTTAATTCACTTAGCTGAAGATTATCATCGCAGCATTCCATGGATAAGAAAGCAAATATTTGATTATGAACTTTCTCTAAAGGTTCATAATCCTAGAGCAGTAGTTATTGTCTGTAATGCTACTTTTTACGGAAAGAAAAAAGACAAGCTAGGTACACTAGTTTTTAAAGATATTTTAATTGATGGAAAAAGAGGCTTATACAAGGCTTTTAAAGATTATCCAGTACAAATGTGTCACTTTCATCAAAAGAAAGTTATACAAAGATATATCACAATGCATCCAAGACTAGAAGCCGGTAAAGATCTTCAAAAAATTATGTACAACCTGACATCAACAACTCAAACTATTTTTACAAAAAAACTTAATGAATGGTATGAAAAGCATAGAGATTTTTTAGCAGAGAAAACTGTTAAACCTGAAACTTTAAAAGAATCATTTACTCATCAAAAACTTGTATCAGCATACAAAAAGCTTAACAACACATCTTCCATAACTTTTTACGTATAAGAATGAAAAAAATATAGTTATTAACAACACTACAAATGCATTAGATGGCGGAGTGTTTTCTCCTATGAAAAAACTTTTAAAAATACACAATGGATTTAGTAAGAGTTTGAAACTTAAAATAGTAGATGACTACCTGGTAAATTATAAGAATAAATAATTATTTAGGAGCCCAAATTTTTCATTAAGCCTTACATGTAGAAGTGTTGAAACTATTTAACTATCCAAAAATGGCTGTGCCAATACCATTTTTCATCTTTGGCTTGAGCTGTACATGTATACTTATCTCTAGGCGGTTTTAGCTCTTTATCTGCACTGATTTCAAACTCTGTTTTTGAAATCAAATTTACTTTTATGGCTTCTCCGTTGGATGTGTAGCACCCTATATTTTTAACTTCTTCTTTTAACTTTATACGTAATTTTGGTGGGTTCTCTTTTATAAATGGCTCTCTTGGCTTAATAGTTTCTATTGGCATAGGCACTGTGTTTAACTTGGTTTTAAAACCATCTGAGGTAGCAAATGCCTCTGCCATTGGAAATCTTGTTATTGCCATTAAGTCACTCTCCTCACCAACTGGACCTGATGTTTGGGTGATTCCAATGTAGCCTAGTTCTCTCACCAACTCTGCGGTTTGCATTGTGTATTCCCCAAAAGGGTAAGAGAATAGTTTTTGGTTGTTCACATCTGCTCCTAGTTCCTCTTTAAGCCGTTGTTCTGCTCCCTGTATCTCAGCAGAAATCCACTTTTTCCAAGACTCGTCCGACTCATTTTCTTTAGGGAGAAGAAACTCATGACTTAGTGAGTGGTTAGCAAACTCAGAACCATTTTTTTGCATCTCTCTCATCTGCTCCCATGACATGTAAGAGTCAGATTTGCTGTCAACCTGGTTCGTGCTAACAAAAACAGTAAATGGAAAACTTTTGCTTTTTAGCATAGAGTAAGCTTTTGTGAAAGTGCTTATATAGGCGTCATCTATTGTAAGAGAAACTGTTTTTGGAGGGAGAGTTTTTTTGTTTTTTATATAGCTTATTACTTTTGATAGCGGCCAGACATTGTAGTGGTTTTTTTGTAGGTAATTTAGCTGATACTTGAATTGCTCAATGGTAATGTTGGTGGATGGGTATTTCGACTCACCAAAACGATGGTACATAAACACAACGGCACTATTGGCAAATAGAGGTATGGTAAGAAAAAAAAGTAATATAAACAGTGTGATTTTTAAATTCATAAACTCTCCATATTGCTATTAAGTTGCAGTTAAAACAGGACATTATATTTTCATTAGCCTTAAACAACTATTGGCATTAAAAGCATATAATGATAGTATATGAAAAATTATATATCTTAAAGCATAGGAGTGAGAAAATGATAAAACACATACCATTTAACTTATTGTATTTAGCAGACCATGGATGGCTAAAAAGCCGTTTTCATTTCTCATTTGCTGAATATAGAGATTTTGACAACATTCACTATGGTCCTCTTCGTGTTATGAATGATGACCTTATAAAAGGAAATGAGGGGTTTGGAGAACACCCTCACAATGATATGGAGATTATTACCTATGTAT
This window encodes:
- a CDS encoding POTRA domain-containing protein — protein: MKNKFIFFIFSSLLFVETLPLFFQGNHKIDERDLYGVINLYKPYFYEFYKEKPAAEPKTAMLLVQTIKNYYKSRGFFHTVVTYEESKESLYISISEKLPIVVADVAVVSKLDISSKIPFNQGDIFESSKFSKRT
- a CDS encoding polysaccharide deacetylase family protein; the protein is MNLKITLFILLFFLTIPLFANSAVVFMYHRFGESKYPSTNITIEQFKYQLNYLQKNHYNVWPLSKVISYIKNKKTLPPKTVSLTIDDAYISTFTKAYSMLKSKSFPFTVFVSTNQVDSKSDSYMSWEQMREMQKNGSEFANHSLSHEFLLPKENESDESWKKWISAEIQGAEQRLKEELGADVNNQKLFSYPFGEYTMQTAELVRELGYIGITQTSGPVGEESDLMAITRFPMAEAFATSDGFKTKLNTVPMPIETIKPREPFIKENPPKLRIKLKEEVKNIGCYTSNGEAIKVNLISKTEFEISADKELKPPRDKYTCTAQAKDEKWYWHSHFWIVK